GATATTCCGCTTAAAGCATCTTGAGCCAATTCAAGCCTAGCCTCTTTTTCTTCTTGAGCTATTTCTATTTTGGCTTTTGAGAATCGAAGGAAGGCTTGGAAATCCTGCTCATACCCCTGCTCGAACTGAGCGTTTAATTCATCCTGATCCTCTTTTAATAACTCGGCCAGGTTTTCCATACCTTGGCGAATGCCCTCGGTGTTTAAAAACTGATCTACGTCCGCAGCTATTTGCGGCAACTGGTCATCATCTGCCTGATCGAAAAAGTCAAACACCTCGGAGAGCTGTATCTTCTCCGGGTTGGCAATAAAGCTGTCTTCAAAGGCACCCTGCAGTTCCAGAATCTTGGCCTTGCCGATTTCGATTTGACGGTTGAACGCTGCAAATTCTTCTGCGGTCGTGGCCGTGGCGTCCCGGAGTTGCTCCTGACGGCTGACAAAATCCTGATAGAACCCAATAGATCCTTGCAGGTTTTTAAGGCGGCGTTCCTCAGTCTCCACAATTCCCAGGGTGGCATTGAGTTCGTCCTCCTTCGCTTTGATCTGATCCTGAATCGCCTGGGCCGATGCCCGGTCGCCGACGGCTACCTTGTCCAGGTCCTCCTGGAGGCCTTTGATTTCTTCTCGCAGGTCGGCCACGGTCTGCGAGGCTGCGTTGTTGAACAGGATAGACCCTCCCCCACCGGAAAGCACTTCGTCCTGCCCGGCGGGGCCGATTTCATCCTTCAACCGTCGGTAGGCTTTTATTTGGGCCTGGATTTCTTTTTCTACCTGCCCCCGAAGCCTGATTTCTTCTGCAAGAATGAAATTGTTTACTTGGCCCTGACCAGAAGCTAGATTGAAGACTGAAATAAATTTCTGCCATGTACTCACATTGCTTGCGGTAATGGTTTGGAGGTTTTGAAGTGCAAAATTTGAGGCTTCAATTTGTCCTACCGTAGAATCAAGTCCTTTGATCTGGTTGACCAATTGACCCACGGTGACTGTCAAATCCTCCATTGCAGCATTGAAACGGTCCCCTCCATTGGCAGCATCGTCAAGAATTCCCCCGGCCTGACCAAGTTCCCGACGAGCAATGTTTGCTACCGCTTGCACGAAATCGGGTGTTTGAGCAAGCTCCTGGTTTAATTCCTGAGCCGATATCCCTAAGTTGTCAATTCGGAGCTTGGATTCCTTGGAAAGTCCCTCCACCAACGAATCCCTGAGTTTGTCAATATTCTGTCCGGTTTGCGCTGCCCGGACTGCTAAGAATTCAAAAAGCGTGGCGCTTTCCTCCAACGAAATGTTGAAGTTGTCGAACTCAACCAGGGAGCGTTTAATTTCCAGGTTCGACACAAGCCCACGAGTTGCAGCCTGAACTTTTTCAAAAGCTTGCTCGCCCGAATCACCAAGCCGCTCAAAGGCAAACTGAACTCCTCTTGCCTGACGTTCAACCGCTGCTGCATCGCGAAGAAAGCGGAATCCAATTCGTATTCCTTCTATCAACCCCAAACCGCCAACCAATTGTCGAATAGTAGGAAGCAACCCGGCAATCCCCGACTTATAATTCCCAACATTCCTTTGGAAATCCCCCACGGCCTGATCCGCTCCCCGAACCCTACGCTGCAGGACCTCAATCTCCCGGGCCAGCTTGCGCCCCTCGGCGGTGCTCTGCCGCTCCTCTACCGCTAAATCCTTGTACCGCTCTTTGAGGATGTTTAGCTGGGCAGATTGCTGCCGGTACGCTCCTACAATCGCATTGCGGGCGGTTTCCTCGCGTTTCAGGTTCCTTGTGGTGGCCTGAATCTCTACCCGCTGTTTAATGATTTCCCGGTTGGTCTGGGAGGTGGTCTGCCGGTTGCGCTCCTGCAGGCGAATAAGGGCCCTTTCCAGACGCTCCCGCTCCCGGATGATTTCATTGGCCTGGGAATTTACCTGGTTAGCCTGGCGGGACTGCTCATTGAGCTGGCCGGTGTTGAAAGCCCCTTTGGCCGCACCTTCGATGTTGTTCAGTTGTAAAATGAGTTTGCCCAGGGCCTCGTCGAGTTTCGAGATCCGGGCGAATACATCATCCGCAATCAGTTCGGGTCCGGTAATTTGTCCTTCAGCCATTTTCTTTAGCTTCTTTTTGAGCGTCCAGGCGTTTGCGGGCTACTGAATTGATAGCTTCATAGCGCCCCAGGGGAATGGTTTTGTAATCCTCGACATGAAACCCCATCAGTTCTAGGGAGGCCATAGACCGGTCGTAATCGTCCATGGTGAACTTCGGTTCTTCTCCTTCTTCCTCTGGTTTCTCCAAAGCCTCTAGTTGCCGCTTTGCTTTTTTGACAAGCTCCTTGTGCTTGTTTAGGAGTTTTTTGAGTTGCTGTCCCCGGGCTTTTTTGTCATCACTCCACGAAATCCGCAGCGCCTCAAATAGTTCCTTTTGTTTGTCCTCGGGGGCGGAAGTCACCCAGCGAATGAGGAGTTGCACTTTGCCGTGCTTGCAGGATTCCAGTAGGTACCTCCTGCGGGCTTCCAGAAGTTGGTCGCCTTTTTCATCTTCGCGACTCGCCAGCCAGCGCTCTTTGATTCGCCTCCATGCTCCGGCCCCTACCACCCGGTGTGCTACCGCTTCGTCCCGCTGCAAAAGCCTGATAAACAGGTGCGCCGGGATGGTCTCATAGTTGTAGCCTTTTTCGGATTTCCTCGGCAAAGGCGGGGTAGATTCTTGTCTGAACCGCTTCTGCGAGGTGCTCCGGCGTAAGGCCGAAAATATCGCCGTACTTCTCAACGAGTAAGGGTGTTTTAGAATCTGTGCTTGTGAACGTTGCGGTATTGTTTTCCACGACGAGCCGCATCCCGTCAAACAGACCACCGGTCCATTGAAAATTGTAAGGCTCCCCCTCGACTTTGGGTCGGATCGGGCGGGGGCCGTCTCCGAGTAATGCCTCTATCTCAGTAGCCCGGGAATAGGTCCCGAGCAGTTCGTTTCGGATGTTCCTGCCCGCTTCGAGCTGGATAAGGTTGAAGTCTATGAGATACGCCTCGAATCGTTTAACGACCTCGAATAGTATCCCATAGACAACTTCCTTGCTATTTAGAGCCTGAACCCTTTGACGTACTTGCAGCAGATTTGCCACTTTCCTCCAATTTTTCAGCGCCCTCGTCCTTCCCGTAGTGTTTCTCCACCAAGGAACTCACGTCCTTTTCGGAAAGCTTCGGGTAGCGGTCCTTCACAAAGGTTTTGAAATCCCCCGCGCTCTTTTTGAGGACCGACTTTCCAAATTGGTATTTGCTTGTGTCACTCATGTCTCAAAAATTACGTGGTTGAAATTCTCACCTGGTCCAGATAGTACAGGACTCCCGCACTGGCCACATCGATAATGCCGGTAAATCGGACATAGGCAAGCGTCAACGCCGTGGTGATGTTGATGGTGTACACTCCGGAGCTGTATGTCAGCGAGGCGATGGTGAGGGTGTTTCCATCCTCATCGTAGGCCTCCATGTTCCCAGCTACAATACCGGTCAGCACTTCGCTTCCGCAGTCCTTGGTGATGGTCAGCTCGGCGGTCAGGGTGGATCCGTTGGTGGATTCATTCCCTACCGTTGCCACCGCTGAATACACCTGGTCCACCTCGGAGAACAAAAAGTCCACTTTCACCTCGGCCGGGTTCTTTTCATCCCCCTCGTTGTCGGAGAAGGTGAAGTCAACTGCTGTGTACTCCACCGGGGTTTCCGTGGTGGGCACGCTGCGGTTGCCGACAAAAATTTGTGAAAGGGCCCGGCCCCGGATGGCACCATCGTCCATCGAGCGACCAATCACGAAACCGTTTTTGGTGCGGATAAACAGGCGACCGGTCTTCCCGGACATCTTTTTCACCTCGGCATGGGAACAGGCGCAAATCACACTCTCGGATCGTATCACCTTGGTTGCAGCCGTGGTTTCCTCGCGGATGTCCAGGGCCTGGTCCTCAAAGAACTGGGCCTCGGCAGACTGGTCGGAGAATTTCCCCTTGCCCAGGTAGATGAGATTGCCGGCCGCTACACCTGCATCCCAGTTGGCCTGGTCCTTGAGTGCCGCCGGTGAGGCGAACTCAAAGCCGTCTGCTGCCCAGAATAGTTCAGAATACGCCCCGGTGATCCCTTTTTTATCGATCCCACCAGTTGCGACGATGCTGCTGTTTACAGCGGAATCCCCGCAGGCGTCAGTATATTTACTCATTTTGTTTTCGTATTAACGTTAACATTCATTATTGATCACGCCGTAGCGCACCTTGAGGCGGACAGCAAAAACATGGTAGGGGTGTATGTCTCCGGCCTTGAAGTTGGCAAACACGGAACCTCCGACAACTATTTTTTTAAGGTTGTCAAGCCCGTATTCAATTCCCTCAATGTCTTCCAGGTTTACAACCTTGGAGATTTCGGAGACAAGGTCTAAATGGACCTCCTCATCACTTCGATGCGTTCGGGCCTTGACCTGGTCCAGGTTCAGAGCTGCAACAACCCAAAGGCTGTTTTCCGCCTCCCCTAACACCACCTTCGGGCTTTGACCTTGAACGAAGAACAGCTTATTGCCTTCGCTGAACATCAAATCTTCATACTCCCCTTCCCCAATGTATCTTTGCAGGCTAAACCCGTCGTGGTCCTGATTTCGGTAAACCCGATCATAAAGGTCTATTACTCCCCAGCTAGCAGTAAGCGGATCGTAGATATTCCTTTGAATCTGGTCCACCACCAAATCAATTCCGGTTGGATTTGTTCTGCGGTAATTCATCAGCTTAGGGTGTCATAAACATGGCCCAAATAATTGCCGTATGCCCCGGCTGTAACGGTGGGGATTCTTTCCTGCTTAAAAAGCAACTTTTGAACCCTCTCCACTTCCTTCCAGTAGGTGGCCTTGACCCCCGCCTGTTTGGCGTTCACATCGACAAAAAGCTGCTCAACAAATGCTTTTGTGAGCTTCTCAATGCGGTTGGAACGTGTGGAGGTGATAATGAGTTCTGAAACCCGTATCACCATGCGAAGGGATATTGCGTTGTCAAAAATCCCCACGTTACAGTTGATCTCGCGATCGGTCACATTGTTCTCGGCTCCAAACACATCAGCCAAGACCTGGAGGATTGCCGCTCCCCGAAGCTCAGTCAGATACGTATTAAAATCCGCATCGTTCATATCGCTATCAGGCTGGCAAGCCAGGATGTTCTCCAGCGTTACGGCGCTGTGCTCATCCTGAAAGTAACGGCCGCTTTCCGTGGTCTTGTTGGCCACGGTAAGGGTTCCATTATCACGCCAGTTGACGCGTTGATCCAATATGTCCTTAGCCTCTGCGAAAGTCATTACGAGGCGAGTTGACCAAATGCGACAATCGGGCTTGCATTTGCCGTGGAGTCATACCCGTGGTCTTCTGCGAAGATGATCGCGGCTTCGTACTCGTCCACTACATCCTGCTCGTGACCATTGGCCCCCGAGGTATCCGCGATACCGCGCTTGACGTGCAGATCGTAGATAATCCCGAGTGCAGGATCCTGAACGGTTGTGAACAGACCTTGGTTGTCTCCGACGTCTCCTTCTCCGCGCCGGTTGATCGGCTCGTTCCAGAAGGTCATGCCCGCGAGACCGGACTGCATCCCGTAGCCGTATCCTCCGTTGGCATAAGCCGCCGGAGTGGCCAGGGTTTCTTCTTCCAGAATGGTGACGTTTCCAAACTGAAAGCCCAGGTTCGTGGAGTTTCCACCTCCTTGGGCCTCGCTCTTGGTGAGTTGGGCGTACAGGAGCTGGTCAGCCAGGAACTGGTAAGGACCTGCGTAGTTGTTCTTACGCAGCGCAGCCTTGAAGTTCATCATGGCGTTGTCCTTCTGAGCCAGGGGGTTTTCAAAGGCGTCATTGGTCACCTCGTCAAAGGCGATGATGGAGTCCGTTGCCACCTGCGTTTTTTTGGCCGCAAGTTGGGCCAGTAGGTAGGCATTGACATCCTGACGCAGGTTTTGCAGGGCGTTCTGCATCCCGTGCATCATCTGCTCATCGTACCCGAACTGGTTGTTCTCCGCGATCTTGTAGGAGACTTTCCAGGTTTGGGTCCGGCGCACATAGGTAATGGCTTTCACGAATGAATCCTCGAACCCGGCAGCTGCGTGAGCGGCAGCCTTCGCGGTTCCGGACGCCCGGTAATTGCGCGCCAGGACAACCGCCTCGGTGGGCTGTTTATCGCTGGCCTTCAAGGCTTTTACATTGCGGAAAACCTGGGATTCATTGGCGAGCATCAGCCGCAGGGTAGAATTTTGCCCCTCCCGCATTTCATTGGCTCCCCATGATCCATTGGCTTTTGCAATGGCCTTGAGAATCTGTGTATTGCTGTAATTCGGCATTTTTTACGTTTTTAATCGTTGAAAAACTCGGGGTTGTCCTTGGCATAATCAGCCATGAGCTTATTTGCCTCGGCAGACCCCACTTGAATTTTCTTCGACTCGCAGTACTGCACAAAATCGTCATAGGTTTTCGGGGTTCCTCCCTGGTAAGTGGGTTGCGGGCCGCGGCCGGTAGGCTTGGCGTTCCATCCCCGCTTTTCGGAAAAATCCTTGATCACCTGATCGAATTTCATGGGATTCTGCAAATCGTCTCGCAGAACCTCGCCGTTTTGGTAAACCTCCCCGTCCTTCAACTCAAAGTTGTTGGATACAATCAGGGTGGCGTCTTCCCGGGTCAGCCCGGCCGGCAACTCAGCAGGTAAGTGCTTTGCGATTTCAGTAAGGGTTCGCATTTTTGTGATCTGACTTTCCAGTCCACTTGTTTTGCTTTCCCATTCCCCTTTATCGGCATTGTACTTCTCCTGGAGTGCTTTTAGGGCTTGCTCCTTTTCGGCGATTTTCTTGCTTGGCTCCAACTTTGCCTCATCCAGAACAGACTTTTTGAATTCCTCCAAAAAGGAATCTTTGTCTTTCCCTTCAAAAACATCTTTTAGAGCCTTGGATTTGCCTTCGTCGTACTTTCTCTTTCCGTGATTGTCCAGGAGTTGTTCTTCCTGTTCCTTGGAAAGAAATCGCCCCTCGGGCAGTTCCAATTCTTTTTCCTGTTCATCGGAAATTGCTTGTGCCAGTGCATCGGCTTTGACACCGCTCATTGCAGCGAGGGCGTCCAGTGTTTTTTTTGATAGCATATTTTTATCTTAACATATTAACTCCAACTGAGTACGTTATTGAGTCCGCGTCGGCATGTGTCGCTACGACCCTCCAATTAATAGGTATCCCGTTATTTGCCGAGACATTGGCCGTTGCGGCCGCTCCTGGCATAATGGTCAAAACAACTGTTGACACACTTGTAATGGCCGCACTTGCGAGCAATTCATACCATTTCCCGCTTGCCGGATCCTTACCTTGTACGCTAAAGGTCACGGAAGGGGTAAGGGTGACGGCGGTTACGTCAATAATTACTTGCGCTCCTCTGTGAAATGGGTTTTCCACCTCCAGGGGTGTCGGGCTGGCGGTTCGCGCCTCACTAGGATACAGTATCTTTGTAAACATTTTTTATCGGTTGGATTCAATCCATTCGGATACAATTGCTTTCACATCGTCTTTTTTTGTGGCCTCACCCAGGTCGATGGAGTTTTCTTCGGCATAGGCTTTCAAGTCGTCCAGCTTTGCCGTTTTGACGTTGAATTCTTCCTTTTTGGTCTCAACGGGCTCATATTTGATCCCCGTGCGCTTACTATCCATATTCAGGACTTCGGCGTTTTCTTCGGTGATGGTGACGGTACGAACCTTCTCCCATTCTCCCCGGCGGTTTTTCTCCAGCCGGTCATACTTACTGTAACTCATTGCTTAACTGTTTTTGTTGAACATATTGCCGCAGATCGTCGGTAAGCTCCGACACATCCATCAGCATTATTTTGGCATTGTCAAGGGTCAGGGCCCACTGAGAATGGTATATTTTCATAAGTAGCTCCTCACCGGTGATTCCAAGCTCGCGCACCTCCTGGGCCGTGAGGTCTGGAAACGGATCGGTTTTGAGCATTTTCAGCCTCTTGGTAAGCTCAATCGGGTCGTTTGCATACTCAGCCTGGTAATACTTCATCTGCAGGTCGCCGATGATGGCAGAACTGATTTGCTTGTCCGTAGCGTCGATGATTGTTTTAAGCAGAACCTCCGGGCTTTCGTCGTTGTATTTGGTCCCGTAGCTTACTGATGATTCATAGGACGGCGAGGACAGCGCAATTTTTCCATAGCAGTCCAGGATGAACTTATGGAGTCTGCCAAAGTTTTTTGAAAGGTCTTTGCGCCGGGCATTTTTGATCTGGGAATTGACAAAGGTTTCCGTTGCCGTCTTCTCAGCTTGTGGATCGCGAGAGAAATACGATCCCCAAAGGCATTCGTACATATAGTCCCCGATTTCCTTAATGTCCTCCTTGTACTGCTTCCAGATTTCGATAGAAGGGTTGACATACCCTGCAGGAGGATCCAGCTTGTTTTCACCCTCCCGGGGAATCGGCAGCAGCATCATGTCGGATGCGTCTTTGCGCGTCTTGGTGCCGGATCCGTTGCAGGTATAACAAGCGTAGGTTTCAGTTGTCTGTTCGTCGCCGTCCGCACAGTTGCGTTTCAGCTCGCCGGTGCCTCCACACGTAGTGCAATTCTCTGGATATGACCAGTATTTTGCATAGCCGTGGGCCAGCTTGTGGACCAGATGGGTGTTGACATCGTGCAGTCGGTCCTTGGCATCCTCCAAGACTTCATCGAGAAAGGAGACAAAGATTGGTTTGTTTAAGTCGTAGATATCACCCACAACCTGGGCAGGAACAAACCCAAAATAATTCGGAAGCATTTCATCCTCCAGGAGTTCGATAGAATCGCCGTTCTTTGCGTAGATGTTATCCGACTTATCGTCAATTACCCGGAAAAACTGGCGGTCATCGTTTTGGTCCTCCGACTTGAACGGCTCAAAGATGATGGCCTCCACCTGGTTGCCGCGCCGAGCATACCAGTAGACTTGCTCAGTCCCGTAGAAGCTGGTTTGCAGCATTCCATCCCGGTCGATATCCACCATGATAAGTCCATTGGGGTCAGCCACATACTTCTTGAATACCCGTTTACGTAGAAAATCCTTGATGTTCAGCCCTTCGCTGACATCAGATACTTCTGTCTTGATGCGGGTAATTTGGGAGTCTGAGGCGTTGTACTGGATGCTCCCTCCATTTGCTGAAAAGACCTGGTCTGCCGGGCGAAGAAGAAAAGAAATAAGGGATTTGTTGGACTTAAGGAGCTTCTCTTTGAGTTGACGCTGGGCCTCGTTTTCGTAGTTGTCGAGCTTCTCCAGGTAGTCTTTAGCGCCTTCACCAGTAAGATGCATGGTGATTTCTTTGGCTTTTTTGCGAGCCAGAATAAGCCAATCCGGAGTTCCGGACTCGATAATTTCTTTGACTTGAAACGGCAGTAGCTCCATGAAAAAACCCCTTATCTGGGGGACAAGGGGCCTGTTCAATCAACCTGGAAAAGCCCATCATCCCGAATTACAGGATGATGAACGAGACAATATTAGTCAATTATTGTTTCATTTACAACAAAATGTTATAATTTTACAGCGCAGCCCAACTCCGGGCTGATTAAATATTTGTAGCTATGCGGAGTTTTCAGTAGACACCGTCTCAGAAATGGGGCGGTGTTTTTGATTCCTGCATGGCCGCACGGATTAACTCCTTCTGCTCCTCCCACCCGTAAATAGATTTAAGCTTCAGCATAGGCATGGGCTGGTAGCTGTGAAGCGGGCCGGGAGGCTCATCACTCACTCCGTTGTAGGTGTCGGCATATAGTACGGTTCCCGAATCAGGGCAATAGACTCGCAAAACGCAATGATCGACATTGTACAAAATCTCTCCCCCGAACTCGGATTGCAACAGTAAGGCGGCCAGATAACATTGCATGTCTGGGAATTCTTCCAGAAGCAGGCTGAGCTTGTTTTCCAGGCGATTTTTCATACCCTCCCCCTCGCCTGGCTTCCCAAGGCTTTTCTTGGCCGGTCGTTCCAGGCCATGTGCCCGTACCTTCCGGCGGTGAAAATGTGATCGTATCCGTCAATGGGCTGATTTATAAGAATCCCGTTGACCTCTTTGAACTTGTAGTTCTCCTGCTCCTTTTTGACTTCTTTGAAAAGGTGATTCTTTACAACGTGAATCTTCTTTTTCTTCATGGATAGAATCCAAAACATGATTCCCTTTTTCTTGGAAACTTTAAAGGCGTTGCGGTAGCCCCGGTCCTGGAGGCCTTGGACCATTTCAACAGTTCCCTTATTCTCACCAGTGTACTTGTCCGAAGAATCGCAGGGGATGGGCTTTCGCTTCTCAACCCCTAAAGCTTCAAATGCTGCTGCTAGTTCGTCTGGGGTTTCAATGGGTTTGTAAATCAGTGGCTCAATGTAGATATTGTTGGCATCCTCTGAATACCTTACCAGTGCATTAGGGTCTGCGGTAAACCCGAAGTCGTTGGCGTAAATGTAATCCATGTTTGGAAACGCATCGATCCAGGTTATATTCGGGAAGATGGTTCCTTTCATCGCTCCACGAAGGCCTAAGCCGTAAACCTTCCAGTTAAACTCATCAGCCGTCCCTTGCTCTACATTGCGGATGTGTGGCGGCGGCTGGTTGGTTTCTGTAATTGGTTTGCCTTTGTAGAACACACCTTCCTCGGTTACTTGGTAGGTTCCGGGCTCCCAAGGTTCGTACGACAGTATTTTGTTCAACTCGCTTGGAGAAATGAACGGATTGTCTTTGAACGTGGTGCGAAGAAAGGCTGTATCTGAACGAGGCACCACCGAATCAAATACCCAGTGATCGGTGAAAGAAGGGTTGTAATCGCACCACCAAAATATGCGACAGCGCATCTCCACCTGATCAAAAACTTCCCGGCGCTGCATCATTATCTCATTGAAGAACGCGTAATCACAGCCGCCGCCATGCTTGCCGTCTCCAAGGAAGAAAATTCGGGATTTGCCGATTTTAAAGCTTTTGACCTCTTTGGCATCGTGAAAGGGATTTGGCAGGTCAAAATCATCGAGTCGCCTTTTAAAGTCGTCGTAGAGGGTTGTCTTGAACTCATTGTAAGTCTCCCGGTAAATGTTTATCGTGCAGCCGTCTTCTTTGTGGTGGTCTGTTGCAAGCCAGATTATAAAGTCTATTCCCGACCATGTTTTTCTTGACCGGCTGGATCCCTCCAGGACTACCCCGGCATATCCCGATTTTAGATAGGGCTGCCCTTTTTCATTGTAGCCCCAATCCTGCGAGTTCAGAGCATCGTGAAGCAGTTTGTAATTGGGTGAAGTATCCGGCCCGGGATCGGCCAGGGATTCGTGAAGCTCCAGAATTTTGAGCCTTGCCTTTAGCTGCCTGTATCTACGAAGCTTATGTTCAAGACTCGTCTGCAATTTCCTTCTTGATTTGAGCCAGTTCTTGCCGGAGTTCTTCCGCAGTCATGGCGTCGTCGTCCCTTCCAACCTTTTGGTGATCTGCCAGACCTAATTTGCGGGCTATAATGCTGGGGTTCAGGAATCCAGAAGCCGCGCCCTCAAATTGTTGATTGTCGATTATTTGTCGGGCCCGCGTTGTGACCCACGAAAAATCTTTTCTTTTCTCGTAATCCTTAAAGGTTGAAACCCCGATGTCAATGTAGTTGCAAAGTCCCTCCAGGGTAAACGGCCGCATCTTTGGAACCTCGACCATCTCATGGTTCTTTGTGACCTTTACCACCTCCCCGTCCCGCTCATCTTCTTCAATAACGCGCCCTTTGATCACCTGGGCTTCCATGAGAGGGTTGAGTAAACACCATTGGAAATATTCGTTGATTTGCTCGGCCATATCTTCCGGCGAGTCAAATATCCGATCACGCCCGTCTTTCGACCTGAGCAAATAATATTGATTTCCAACCGGTGCAGCCATCACAAAATATTTTTCTTCCAAATGATAATGACCTGTCGCATCATGGGGTTGTCAAGATTTGACATTGGTATAGAATCAACGTAATCCCAGCCCTGATCTACCCGCTCCTGCAGACCCATTACAGAATGGTTCTCAATGTTGTGAACTGATGAAACAATCTGAACTGGCATATCTTATCCATTATAGTCCTTGATGTAATCGGAGATGATCATCCTTGCCTGGTCCTCGGGCCGGCGGAATTCTTTCTCGCAGATTCTTTTGAAAGCATCTGCCTCATGTTCTGTCAACCTGAGCCGGATCTTGGTTGGGTCCAGGTCGAGCACTGGGTAGAACTTCGGTTCGGGCTTACTCCACGGCCATCTCATATTCAAAAATATAACATTTTGTTGGATTTGCAACTAATCAGTAGTGTCATCTTGTTTATTAATATTAGGGCGTAGGTGAGCCCCGCCGACTTGCGAAGGGTGTCAAGATCCTGCCACTCGTGGGTCAGATGCTGTTTTAAGGCATTCGGGTTGCTTCGGCGTTTCTTCTTCGGCCTCTGAGCTTTTGGATTTTCCGGCACCGAAACGTCCAACCCGGGGAAATGCTCCACTTGCGGCCCCCGCGCCTTCAAGAGCGCATCGGCTATGTCATACGCCCGCTCTGCTATCCAATCTGCATCCACGGCAGTAGATGCCATTGCCCCCGCTACCTGGGTGGCTATTTCGTCTCTGGTCATAGTGCAATTGCTGTTTGTAGGTTTGGTTTCATTCGGTTGGTCCACAGCACTTCCATTCGGGCTTTCGCCCCGTCTGCAAAAGCTTTTCGGTAGTATTTATGCCATCCGGTGAGCAAATCATTGTATATCTCATTGTCGTATCCGGAAACAACCACCGCTCCCTGTAGTCCCTGAATTGCCTGGCAAAGATTTTCGTGATCCTGGTCCATCATTTCCTCGGCATAAATCCGTGTGCTCTGACCTTTGAATCGGGTGTTTAGCACGTAAGGGGGATCTATATAGTGGAGAGTATCCGGGGTGTCGTGCTGGCT
This genomic window from Robiginitalea biformata HTCC2501 contains:
- a CDS encoding DNA-packaging protein, which produces MAAPVGNQYYLLRSKDGRDRIFDSPEDMAEQINEYFQWCLLNPLMEAQVIKGRVIEEDERDGEVVKVTKNHEMVEVPKMRPFTLEGLCNYIDIGVSTFKDYEKRKDFSWVTTRARQIIDNQQFEGAASGFLNPSIIARKLGLADHQKVGRDDDAMTAEELRQELAQIKKEIADES
- a CDS encoding phage terminase large subunit; the protein is MQTSLEHKLRRYRQLKARLKILELHESLADPGPDTSPNYKLLHDALNSQDWGYNEKGQPYLKSGYAGVVLEGSSRSRKTWSGIDFIIWLATDHHKEDGCTINIYRETYNEFKTTLYDDFKRRLDDFDLPNPFHDAKEVKSFKIGKSRIFFLGDGKHGGGCDYAFFNEIMMQRREVFDQVEMRCRIFWWCDYNPSFTDHWVFDSVVPRSDTAFLRTTFKDNPFISPSELNKILSYEPWEPGTYQVTEEGVFYKGKPITETNQPPPHIRNVEQGTADEFNWKVYGLGLRGAMKGTIFPNITWIDAFPNMDYIYANDFGFTADPNALVRYSEDANNIYIEPLIYKPIETPDELAAAFEALGVEKRKPIPCDSSDKYTGENKGTVEMVQGLQDRGYRNAFKVSKKKGIMFWILSMKKKKIHVVKNHLFKEVKKEQENYKFKEVNGILINQPIDGYDHIFTAGRYGHMAWNDRPRKALGSQARGRV
- a CDS encoding coiled-coil domain-containing protein: MAEGQITGPELIADDVFARISKLDEALGKLILQLNNIEGAAKGAFNTGQLNEQSRQANQVNSQANEIIRERERLERALIRLQERNRQTTSQTNREIIKQRVEIQATTRNLKREETARNAIVGAYRQQSAQLNILKERYKDLAVEERQSTAEGRKLAREIEVLQRRVRGADQAVGDFQRNVGNYKSGIAGLLPTIRQLVGGLGLIEGIRIGFRFLRDAAAVERQARGVQFAFERLGDSGEQAFEKVQAATRGLVSNLEIKRSLVEFDNFNISLEESATLFEFLAVRAAQTGQNIDKLRDSLVEGLSKESKLRIDNLGISAQELNQELAQTPDFVQAVANIARRELGQAGGILDDAANGGDRFNAAMEDLTVTVGQLVNQIKGLDSTVGQIEASNFALQNLQTITASNVSTWQKFISVFNLASGQGQVNNFILAEEIRLRGQVEKEIQAQIKAYRRLKDEIGPAGQDEVLSGGGGSILFNNAASQTVADLREEIKGLQEDLDKVAVGDRASAQAIQDQIKAKEDELNATLGIVETEERRLKNLQGSIGFYQDFVSRQEQLRDATATTAEEFAAFNRQIEIGKAKILELQGAFEDSFIANPEKIQLSEVFDFFDQADDDQLPQIAADVDQFLNTEGIRQGMENLAELLKEDQDELNAQFEQGYEQDFQAFLRFSKAKIEIAQEEKEARLELAQDALSGISDLGSSLFEIAEQRAEREVELQNEAFDAIINSKNATEEQIEIAEKKRAENEKKRQQEREKRQKQEFLLQQAIEVARIFLADAQARANATASSYIFPLSLDPSYLPRAMAIISTQTGIALATVLAQSLPAFFTGKGLMDDYEGLATWGERGREVRVSKDGRVEVSPDTTTPTYVKKDDLILRNIPLFRQQMDNPNSEVFKRVAGAWKQDTAGRERVATVPGYNVRNLENSIDRGLRKGFRGVKHQINIINKIDPQPRVTRY
- a CDS encoding CCHC-type zinc finger protein, with product MHLTGEGAKDYLEKLDNYENEAQRQLKEKLLKSNKSLISFLLRPADQVFSANGGSIQYNASDSQITRIKTEVSDVSEGLNIKDFLRKRVFKKYVADPNGLIMVDIDRDGMLQTSFYGTEQVYWYARRGNQVEAIIFEPFKSEDQNDDRQFFRVIDDKSDNIYAKNGDSIELLEDEMLPNYFGFVPAQVVGDIYDLNKPIFVSFLDEVLEDAKDRLHDVNTHLVHKLAHGYAKYWSYPENCTTCGGTGELKRNCADGDEQTTETYACYTCNGSGTKTRKDASDMMLLPIPREGENKLDPPAGYVNPSIEIWKQYKEDIKEIGDYMYECLWGSYFSRDPQAEKTATETFVNSQIKNARRKDLSKNFGRLHKFILDCYGKIALSSPSYESSVSYGTKYNDESPEVLLKTIIDATDKQISSAIIGDLQMKYYQAEYANDPIELTKRLKMLKTDPFPDLTAQEVRELGITGEELLMKIYHSQWALTLDNAKIMLMDVSELTDDLRQYVQQKQLSNELQ